Part of the Polaribacter sp. Hel1_33_78 genome is shown below.
AAGATCTAATAAAATAATCTTTGCATTCCCATTTCTTTCAATATGATACATGGCATCATTTAATTCTTTTTCTATTTCTAGAATATTTCCTGAATGCACAAAAGGCGCAAATTTAGACAAATCAAAACCTGATTTTGATTCCATAAAAACCAACTGATCAGACTTGTAGTTCATCAATAGTGCTTGTCTAAAGAATTGTAAACAATAGTCTAAAAAACGTTTTTGGGTTTCTCTTCCAGTTTTTGCAATGGTATCAGACCAAGAAATTAGTTGCTGCACCACTGAAGCATTTCCTTTAGCCCTAAAAGCAGTTCTTATCCAGGCAATAAACCATTCTTCAAAAACTAAATCAGAAGAGTCATTTTGTAATAAATGCAATGCTTTGATATAATTTCCTTCTGCTTGATGTGCAATTTTTGTCGCTTGGTTGTCCGCAACTTGATTCTTTAAAATCAAAGCATTTGCGATATCTTGTTCACTCAAAGCAGGAAAATGCAATGCTTGGCAGCGCGATTTTATAGTGTTTATAATCTGTTCTTCATTTTCTGTAATCAATAAAAAAACAGTTTTTTGTGGTGGTTCTTCAATCAGTTTTAATAATTTGTTGGCAGCAGCAATATTCATTTTTTCTGCCATCCAAATTATCATTACTTTAAAGCCACCCTCATAACTTTTTAAGCTTTAACTTTTTAACAACAGCTTCAGATTCGTCAACTCCAATTAAACCTTGCTTATTTTCTACACCTATATGTTGTAACCAATTAAATAAGCTACCGTAAGGTTGTGTTGCAATAAAATCTCGCCAATCTTCTAAAAACAAATCACTTACAGCATGTTTTTTTACCGAATCGTTTGTAGTTACAGGAAATGCAAAATGTAAATCTGGATGTTGGAGTTTGTTGCATTTTATATTACATGCTCCTGCATCTTCGGAAAAATTACACAATAAAAATTGTGCATAGGCAATTGCCATTGGCAGCGAACCACAACCTTCTTTGCCTATAAACAGCTGTGCATGCGGAACTCTGCCATTCTCAGCAGACTTTTGCAAATGTTTCTTAATGTGTTCTTGGCCTATAATTTGTTTGAAAAGCATATGCAAATATAACAGATAAATTTACGCAAACGTTATCTTAATTTTTGAGTTTTCAATTTTAGTAACCGTAAATAAAAAAGTATTTTTGTTAAAAATACATCAACAAAAATGAAAACACTGAAAGATTTTAATTTCCAAAATAAAAAAGCAATTATCCGTGTAGATTTTAATGTGCTTTAAATAATCAATTCGAAGTTACAGATACTACTAGAATTGAAGCTGCTAAATCTACCATTATAAAGGTTTTAGAAGATGGAGGAAGCTGCGTTTTAATGTCACATTTAGGTCGTCCAAAAGGCAAGCAAGAAGAGTTTTCTTTGAAACATATTGTTGCAAAAGTAAAAGAAATTTTAGGTTAACGTAAAGTTTGTTGAAGATTGTATCGGTGAAAAAGCTGAAGAAGCTGTTGCTAATTTAGAAAATGGAGAAATTTTATTACTAGAAAATCTTCGTTTTTACGATGAAGAGAAAAAAGGAGATGTTGCTTTTGCAGAAAAATTGTCTAAACTAGGAGATATTTATGTAAACGATGCCTTCGGAACTGCACACAGAGCGCATGCATCAACCACAATTATTGCACAATTTTTTGGAGATAATAAATGCTTTGGAAACTTATTAGCGAGAGAAATTGAAAGTATCGATAAGGTATTAAATAATTCAGAAAAACCAGTTTTAGCAATTCTAGGAGGGGCAAAAGTGTCTTCAAAAATTACGGTAATTGAAAATATTTTAGATAAAGTAGATCACTTGATTATTGGTGGTGGAATGAGTTTTACATTTATTAAAGCACAAGGCGGAAAAATTGGTAACTCAATTTGTGAAGATGACAAAATGGAGTTAGCACTTGACATTTTAAAACAAGCAAAAGCTAAAAATGTTCAAATTCACATTCCTGTTGATGTTGTTGCTGCTGATGATTTTAGCAATGATGCAAATACGCAAGTTTGTGATATTAACAAAATACCAGATGGCTGGGAAGGAGTTGATGCTGGACCAAAATCTAGAGAAATTTTTGATATAATTGCAAACCAATGTAAACTATTTTATGGAACGGCCCTTTAGGTGTTTTTGAAATGGACTCTTTTGCTGCAGGTACGATTGCACTTGGTCATTCAATTGATAAAGCAACTAAAAATGGAGCATTTTCTTTAGTTGGTGGTGGAGATTCTGTTGCAGCTGTGAAACAATTTGGTTTTGCAGACAAAGTAAGTTATGTTTCTACGGGTGGTGGAGCAATGCTAGAAATGTTAGAGGGTAAATCTTTACCAGGAATTGAAGCAATTTTGAAATAAAAACGCTTAAAACATATGTTAAAAAAGTTCTCAAAATGAGAACTTTTTTTTATGCCTATAATTAGTGTTAAATAAGCCTTATTTTTGTTATTCTAAAAAAATTAAACATCAAAATGAATATACAACGTTACCAAACACAGAGACAAAAGTTTTCTAAAATTTGTTTAGGAACCATGACTTGGGGAAACCAAAATACAGAAGCAGAAGCACATGAGCAAATGAATTATGCTTTAGAAAAAGGTGTGAATTTTATAGATGCCGCCGAATTATATCCTGTACCCGCAAATGCAGAAACGTATGGCGATACTGAAAGAATTATCGGTAATTGGCTAAAAAAAACAGGAAATAGAGATAAGGTAGTTTTGGCTTCAAAATTGCTGGAGCGGGGATTATACAGCACATATTAGAAAAAATGGCTTTAGTAAAAAAGGCATTACGGAAGCAATTGAAAATAGCCTCAAACGTTTACAAACAGATTATATGGATTTATATCAATTGCACTGGCCTTCTAGAGGAGTAAACTGTTTTGGAGTTAGAGATTATCCTTATAAAACAGCTAGTAAAGAAGCAGAAAATCATTTAGAAATTTTAGAAACTTTAAGTGATTTTATAAAACAAGGCAAAATAAAACATATCGGTTTGTCGAACGAAACTCCATGGGGAACTATGAAATATTTACAAGCATCAGAACAATATAATTTACCAAAACCTGTAACCATTCAGAATTCATATTCTTTAATTCACAGAGGATATGAAGTTGGTATGTCTGAAGTTTCAATGAGAGAAAACATAGGTTTATTAGCTTATTCACCTTTAGCACAAGGTGTTTTATCAGGGAAGTATATAGATGGAAATTTACCTGAAGGCGCAAGAGGAACTTTGTTTCCCAGGTTTATTGCTAGATACAGAAATAAAGGCTCAGAAGCTGCGGTTCTAAAATATTTAGAAATCGCCAAAAAGAATAATTTAACACTTACTGAATTATCTTTAGCTTATATAAATCAGCTACCATTTGTAACCAGTAATATCATTGGCGCTACAAAAATGAGTCAATTAAAAGAGAATATCAATTCTATTTATGTTGAATTATCTGATGAAACTTTAAAAGAAATTGAAGCTGTTCATGCAGCAATTCCGAATCCTGCACCTTAAAAAAAGACACTTTAAATAAAGTAGAAAACCAGATACTATTAATTGACAGCATCTGGTTTTGTAGCTTCATAGTTCGAATGAGTTTAAAACACCTTTTAATCTATTTTCACTTTACTTTTATAACACTATTATCCTTCAATTGATACTCTTGCCCACTTTCTTTACACGTTGCAAAACCCTGTTTATTAAATTCTAATCTATGGCCAAACTCCCCCACCCAGCCTATTTGTTTTGATGGATTCCCAACCACCAAGGCATATGGTAAAATTTCTTTTGTTACAACTGCTCCCGCTCCAATAAAAGCAAATTCGCCAATATCATTACCACAAACAATGGTTGCATTTGCGCCAATACTCGCTCCTTTTTTTACAATTGTTTTTAAATATTCATTTTTTCTAATAATAGCACTTCTTGGATTTATAACATTTGTAAAAACCATGGAAGGCCCTAAAAAAACATCATCTTCACAAATAACACCCGTATAAATAGAAACGTTGTTTTGCACTTTTACATTTTTACCTAAAATAACTTCAGGAGAAACCACAACGTTTTGACCGAGATTACAAGATTCGCCAATACTACAATTAGACATAATATGACTAAAATGCCAAATTTTTGTCCCTTTCCCTATAATACAATTATCATCTATAACTGCCGTTTCGTGTGCAAAATAATCCATAAAGTATTAATATCCTGTCTTGTGACTTTTCTCTTTAGTACAAATCTCTTTAGATGATGAAGTTCCTATTCTATCAACTCCTATAGAAATCATTTTTAATGCCGTTCCATAATCCCTCACGCCTCCTGCAGCCTTTATTTGCAATGGTTTTGCATTTTCAGAAATTAGTTTCATAGTTTCAAAAGTAGCACCATTTGGCGTGTTGTCTTGAGTTTTAAAAAATCCTGTTGATGATTTAACAAACACTTTTTTAACAGCAGCTTCATCAAAATTTTCGAGAACAACCTCCTTTATTAGTTGTGAAATTACAATAATTTCTTCTCTCGTCAAGGCAGCTACTTCTATGATCCATTTTGCAACTTTATTGTTTTCAATACAAAGTTTAGTCGCTTTTAAAACTTGCTCTTTTATCATCGCAATTTTACCTTCTTTAAAAGCGGTATAATTGACAACAAAATCCAATTCATCTGCACCTAAATCAATCGCTTTTTGGGCTTCTTTTAATTTAATTTCAGTAGATGAGTTCCCTTCCGGAAAATCGATTACAGTTCCTATTAAAAAGTCAGCTTTTGATTCTAAAAACATTTTTTTTGCTAATGAAATATATTTTGAACGAATCATTACTAATTTATAATTGTACAAAATGGCTTCATTTATCAAATCAACTACTTTTTGTTGATTATCTTCTTCTGTAATACTTGCTTGAGTTGCTGTCTTTAAATAAGTAGCATCTAAAAATTGATTAATTTTCATACTACCAAAAATACGTAATAAAAAAAACCCAGCATAAAGTTGGGTTTAAATTTTAATCTACCCAGAAAGAAAAATACAATTTATATCTAACCTTTACTGGTTTTTTACTTTGTAATCCTTGTATAATATTCTAGAAAACTTTGCTATATAGGTGCTTTATTTTAAATGTTTTTTCCGCCACTTTTTCTAATTCATCATACCAATTTTGACCAAACTTTCTAACTAAGGCTTGTTTTACAAACTTGTATACTGGCACTTGAAATTCTTTGCCTAAAGAACAAGCGTCATCACAAATTTCCCATTTATCATAATTTACTGCAGAAAACTCACTATAATCTTTAACTCTTATTGGATATAAATGACAAGAAACTGGCTTCTTCCAATCAATTTCTCCTTGATTATGCGCTTCTTCGATAGCGCACAAGGCTGTATTCTTTTCATCAAAAATTACATAAGCACAATCTGCCCCATTAATCAAAGGTGTTTCTAATTCTCCCCATTCACTTGTAACCCAAGCTCCTTCTTTTTCAATAACCTCAATTCCCTCTTTTCTTAAAAAAGGTTTTACTTTTGGATAAATTTCTTCTAATATTTTAGCTTCTTCTTTTTCTAATGGAGCTCCAGCGTCACCATTTACACAACAAGCACCTTTGCAGGCGGCTAAATTACACACGAAATCTTTTTCGATAATATCTTCTGAAACGATTGTTTTTCCTAGTTGAAACATGCGAACAAAAATATGACTATTTTTTTTAATTTTTTACAAATTCATAAAGTAAGTTTTCTAATTTTGCAATAAATTAAACTTATAGATTATGAAATTTAACCTAAAAGAAATTATAACTGCGTTTATGGTATTATTTGCTGTTATAGATATCATTGGTAACATTCCTATTATTATTGATTTACGAAAAAAATCAGGACATATACAGTCTGAAAAAGCATCACTTATTGCAGGTTTCATTATGATTGTATTCTTGTTTCTTGGTCAAAGCTTATTAGGTTTAATTGGTATTGATGTAAATTCTTTTGCTGTTGCTGGTGCTTTTATTTTATTTTTTATCGCTTTAGAAATGATTTTAGGCATTACTTTATATAAGGAAGATGGTAATTCTTCCTCCATAACTGCCACCGTATTCCCTCTAGCTTTTCCTTTAATTGCGGGTCCAGGAAGTTTAACAACGTTACTTTCTTTAAGGGCAGAATTTGCCATAGAAAACATTATTGTAGCTGTAATTTTAAATGTAATTTTCTTATACATCGTTTTAAAAACATCGTCTAAAATAGAACGTTTAATTGGTCCTTCTGGAATTCAGATAATTCGTAAAATTTTTGGCGTAATTCTCTTAGCTATCTCTGTAAAACTTTTTACTCAAAACATAAAAATGCTATTTATATAAAATGATTTTTGATGCATTAATAATTGGCGGAGGAGTTTCCGGAATGCAGTGTGCACTCATTTTAGGCTCTGCAAAAAACAAGCATTTTGCTGCTCATAAAAAAATAGGAATTATAATGCACCAAAGAGCTTCTCATTTAGAAAATGCCTTGTTTAATAAT
Proteins encoded:
- the deoC gene encoding deoxyribose-phosphate aldolase, with protein sequence MKINQFLDATYLKTATQASITEEDNQQKVVDLINEAILYNYKLVMIRSKYISLAKKMFLESKADFLIGTVIDFPEGNSSTEIKLKEAQKAIDLGADELDFVVNYTAFKEGKIAMIKEQVLKATKLCIENNKVAKWIIEVAALTREEIIVISQLIKEVVLENFDEAAVKKVFVKSSTGFFKTQDNTPNGATFETMKLISENAKPLQIKAAGGVRDYGTALKMISIGVDRIGTSSSKEICTKEKSHKTGY
- a CDS encoding DUF3109 family protein, with amino-acid sequence MFQLGKTIVSEDIIEKDFVCNLAACKGACCVNGDAGAPLEKEEAKILEEIYPKVKPFLRKEGIEVIEKEGAWVTSEWGELETPLINGADCAYVIFDEKNTALCAIEEAHNQGEIDWKKPVSCHLYPIRVKDYSEFSAVNYDKWEICDDACSLGKEFQVPVYKFVKQALVRKFGQNWYDELEKVAEKTFKIKHLYSKVF
- a CDS encoding MarC family protein, which translates into the protein MKFNLKEIITAFMVLFAVIDIIGNIPIIIDLRKKSGHIQSEKASLIAGFIMIVFLFLGQSLLGLIGIDVNSFAVAGAFILFFIALEMILGITLYKEDGNSSSITATVFPLAFPLIAGPGSLTTLLSLRAEFAIENIIVAVILNVIFLYIVLKTSSKIERLIGPSGIQIIRKIFGVILLAISVKLFTQNIKMLFI
- a CDS encoding acyltransferase; amino-acid sequence: MDYFAHETAVIDDNCIIGKGTKIWHFSHIMSNCSIGESCNLGQNVVVSPEVILGKNVKVQNNVSIYTGVICEDDVFLGPSMVFTNVINPRSAIIRKNEYLKTIVKKGASIGANATIVCGNDIGEFAFIGAGAVVTKEILPYALVVGNPSKQIGWVGEFGHRLEFNKQGFATCKESGQEYQLKDNSVIKVK